In a single window of the Mustela nigripes isolate SB6536 chromosome 17, MUSNIG.SB6536, whole genome shotgun sequence genome:
- the LOC132005948 gene encoding LOW QUALITY PROTEIN: uncharacterized protein LOC132005948 (The sequence of the model RefSeq protein was modified relative to this genomic sequence to represent the inferred CDS: inserted 10 bases in 6 codons; deleted 7 bases in 5 codons; substituted 15 bases at 15 genomic stop codons) has protein sequence MLVGGASVRAKLPKLPLPKNIIDQKKYCIPGGTAEISATTKNIXMQGXXIPSISPFNLPIWPLQTTEXFWRMTMXVKLVVTPAAAVLPDVFSLPKQINKLTYFLGICHVSTALFIFPLHPCXXRQPEPIVFTWQKQVNNFSILPQGYISSLALNLVSMYNNLVHRDLRSLSLPQDVILVNFIDDIMXIGPCEQEMTTTLDLLIRHLDVRVGKXIXQKPKRPSITSVKLLEIQWCGACHDIPSKLLHLAPPTTKKEAQSLVDLXGFWRQPLPHWGMLLPTYQVMXKAASFEXDPEQKRALRNGQMYDSQAVASGLAGWSGAWKEHDWKTHVKEVWKRGIDLSAWVKVKLFVSHVKCSAEEDFNKVDRMTQSVDTIWFFPQPPYHHQWVLGQKGHGGSDGHYPWVQQHKCPLIKANLVIATAECPICQQQRPTLSPRYGTILWWQVDNIGLLPSXKRQYFFLSKXNRHSGYRFAYTVHNASVKTTLSGLTECLMXWYHGILNSIASDQGTHITVIEVHQWAHLHRIHXSSQVPHLSEEASLTEWNDVLQTQSQCQLGGSVLQGWGMVLQKALYALISPSVFGAVFPIVRIHKAGNHGVEMGMTPLTITPGDPTAEFLLPLPTTCAXCCTEVLVPKGMLLPGDTMIPFNCKFXLLPNHFGFLIPLNQKAKKGLRVLAMVIHLNYQGEVGLHNGDKEECIXSTGDPLRLLILPCPMIKVNGKLQTIKAGLFKGHTPKNEFYVTPPSKEPXPTEELTVGKGNMEWVMEEGSYKCLLQLWDQFQKLDYNCHECLFSCVFETTYDGRSQTPQCHMPHITVDWSPTMSCIRLGTHTHVYTCHGHITVHTRTRLRHDHKRAYRGLRPGLHTPRQHCGGDGLPHRERRLPLGARRLSGSRAIMK, from the exons ATGCTTGTGGGTGGCGCGAGTGTGCGGGCA aaactaccaaaactacctctacctaaaaat ataatagaccAAAAGAAATACTGCATTCCTGGAGGGACTGCAGAGATTAGTGCCACTACTAAGAACATATAAATGCAGGGGTGATGAATTCCCAGCATATCCCCATTCAACTTGCCTATATGGCCTCTGCAGACAACAGA ATTTTGGAGAATGACAAT GGTTAAGCTGGTGGTGACTCCAGCTGCAGCTGTTTTACCAGATGTGTTTTCATTACCTAAACAAATTAACAAACTAACATATTTCCTTGGTATCTGCCATGTGAGTACTGCTCTGTTTATTTTCCCTCTCCATCCCTGTTAATAAAGACAACCAGAACCAATTGTTTTCACTTGgcaaaaacaagtaaataatttCAGTATCCTACCTCAGGGGTACATCAGCTCCCTGGCCCTA AATTTAGTTTCCATGTATAATAACTTAGTTCACAGGGATCTCCGTTCTCTTTCCCTTCCACAAGATGTCATATTGGTCAATTTCATTGATGACATTA CCATTGGACCTTGCGAGCAAGAAATGACAACTACTCTA GATTTACTGATAAGACATCTGGATGTCAGGGTTGggaaataaatctaacaaaaaccTAAGAGGCCTTCTATTACCTCAGTGAAACTTCTAGAGATCCAGTGGTGTGGGGCATGTCATGATATCCCTTCTAAGTTGTTGCATCTGGCTCCTCCTACAACTAAAAAAGAGGCACAAAGCCTAGTGGACCT TGGATTTTGGAGGCAACCTCTTCCTCATTGGGGCATGTTACTTCCCACTTACCAAGTGATGTGAAAAGCTGCTAGTTTTGAGTAGGACCCAGAACAAAAGAGGGCTCT AAGAAATGGTCAGATGTACGATTCACAGGCTGTGGCCAGTGGTTTGGCTGGGTGGTCAGGAGCTTGGAAGGAACATGATTGGAAAACTCATGTGAAGGAAGTCTGGAAAAGAGGTATAGACCTCTCTGCATGGGTAAAAGTGAAGCTCTTTGTGTCCCATGTTAAATGCTCAGCAGAAGAGGATTTTAATAAAGTGGATAGGATGACCCAGTCTGTGGACACCATTTGGTTCTTTCCTCAGCCACCCTATCATCACCAATGGGTTCTTGGACAAAAAGGCCATGGTGGCAGTGATGGCCATTACCCATGGGTTCAGCAACACAAGTGCCCACTCATTAAGGCTAACCTGGTTATAGCCACTGCTGAATGCCCAATCTGCCAGCAACAGAGACCAACACTGAGTCCCCGATATGGCACCATTCTCTGGTGGCAGGTTGATAACATTGGACTGCTTCCATCATGAAAgaggcaatatttttttctttctaaatagaaCAGACACTCTGGATACAGATTTGCCTATACCGTACATAATGCTTCTGTCAAAACTACCCTCAGTGGACTTACAGAATGCCTTATG TAGTGGTATCATGGTATTCTAAACAGCATTGCTTCTGATCAAGGAACTCATATCACAGTAATTGAAGTACATCAGTGGGCCCATCTTCATAGAATTCACTAGTCTTCCCAAGTTCCCCACCTTTCTGAAGAAGCTAGCTTGACAGAATGGAATGATGTTTTACAGACTCAGTCACAATGCCAGCTAGGTGGCAGTGTCTTGCAGGGCTGGGGGATGGTTCTACAGAAGGCTCTTTATGCTCTGATATCACCATCC GTATTTGGTGCTGTTTTTCCCATAGTCAGGATTCATAAGGCCGGGAATCATGGGGTAGAAATGGGAATGACACCACTCACTATTACCCCTGGTGACCCAACAGCAGAATTtttgcttcccctccccacaaccTGTGC CTGCTGTACAGAGGTCTTAGTTCCAAAGGGAATGCTTCTACCAGGAGATACAATGATACCATTTAACTGTAAAT AACTGCTACCCAACCACTTTGGGTTTCTCATCCCTCTGAATCAAAAGGCAAAGAAGGGATTAAGGGTACTGGCTATGGTGATTCATCTTAACTACCAAGGGGAGGTTGGACTCCACAATGGTGATAAGGAGGAGTGTATCTAGAGTACAGGAGATCCTTTGAGGCTTCTAATATTGCCCTGCCCTATGATTAAAGTGAATGGCAAACTACAAACTATAAAGGCAGGATTATTCAAGGGCCACACACCCAAGAATGAATTTTATGTCACTCCACCAAGTAAAGAACCATGACCAACTGAGGAGCTTACTGTGGGCAAAGGGAACATGGAATGGGTGATGGAAGAAGGTAGTTATAAATGCCTACTACAACTATGGGACCAGTTTCAGAAATTGGACTATAATTGTCATGAGTGTTTATTTagttgtgtgttt GAAACAACTTATGATGGTCGGTCTCAAACCCCACAGTGTCACATGCCTCACATCACAGTCGACTGGTCACCCACAATGTCCTGCATCCGATTAGGGACACACACGCATGTCTACACCTGTCACGGCCACATCACCGTACATACTCGCACTCGGCTTCGTCACGACCACAAACGCGCGTACAGAGGCTTGAGACCCGGGCTCCACACACCCCGTCAGCACTGTGGAGGCGATGGGCTTCCTCACCGTGAGCGACGGTTGCCACTCGGAGCGCGACGACTTTCAGGTAGTCGGGCGATAATGAAATAA